In the Lascolabacillus massiliensis genome, one interval contains:
- the obgE gene encoding GTPase ObgE, protein MAETNFVDYVKIFCRSGKGGRGSAHFRREKYIPKGGPDGGDGGDGGSVILRGNRNYWTLLHLRYQRHIFAGHGEPGGGAQRSGKKGESKIIDVPCGTVAYDAHTGEFLCDITDDGQEVTLLKGGRGGLGNQHFKTATNQAPRYAQPGEPHEERWVILELKLLADVGLVGFPNAGKSTLLSVVSAAKPKIDNYPFTTLEPNLGIVEYREGKSFVMADIPGIIEGASEGRGLGLRFLRHIERNSLLLFVIPADSKDIKEEYYILLNELKKYNPEMLDKSHILAISKSDMLDEELMDAITEELPDLPYVFISSVTGFGIQHLKDVLWRELNSENYIPITVSRESLVHRNLDISQLEFEPEEDFEDEDDDDMFYDEDDF, encoded by the coding sequence ATGGCGGAAACAAATTTTGTAGATTACGTAAAAATATTTTGCCGCTCAGGTAAGGGCGGACGCGGATCTGCGCACTTCCGCCGAGAGAAATATATTCCAAAGGGTGGACCTGATGGTGGTGATGGCGGCGATGGAGGTAGTGTAATTCTTCGGGGGAACCGTAATTACTGGACATTGCTACATTTGCGTTACCAGCGTCACATATTTGCAGGACATGGAGAGCCGGGAGGAGGTGCACAGAGGTCAGGTAAAAAGGGTGAGTCAAAAATTATTGATGTGCCATGTGGAACTGTAGCCTATGATGCTCACACCGGTGAATTTCTGTGTGATATTACAGATGATGGTCAGGAGGTGACACTTCTCAAAGGAGGCCGTGGTGGTTTAGGCAACCAGCATTTCAAAACGGCAACCAATCAGGCACCCCGATATGCACAACCTGGTGAACCTCATGAAGAGCGATGGGTAATTCTTGAACTTAAGCTTCTTGCAGATGTAGGATTAGTAGGTTTCCCAAATGCCGGAAAATCAACACTACTGTCTGTTGTATCAGCTGCTAAGCCTAAGATAGATAACTATCCTTTTACAACTCTTGAGCCTAATCTTGGTATAGTAGAATATCGCGAAGGGAAATCTTTTGTGATGGCTGACATACCTGGAATTATAGAAGGAGCCAGTGAGGGGAGAGGGCTTGGACTGCGTTTCCTAAGACATATAGAGAGAAATTCTCTTCTTTTATTTGTTATCCCGGCCGATAGTAAAGATATAAAAGAGGAGTACTATATACTGTTGAATGAATTAAAGAAATATAATCCTGAAATGCTTGATAAGTCTCATATACTGGCAATCTCCAAATCGGATATGCTGGATGAGGAGCTTATGGATGCAATAACTGAAGAACTTCCTGATCTTCCTTATGTTTTTATTTCTTCTGTTACAGGTTTTGGAATTCAACATCTGAAAGATGTTTTATGGAGAGAACTTAATTCGGAGAATTATATCCCAATTACAGTATCACGTGAGAGTCTCGTACATCGTAATCTTGATATCTCTCAGCTTGAATTCGAACCTGAAGAGGATTTTGAAGACGAGGATGATGATGATATGTTTTATGATGAAGATGATTTTTAG
- a CDS encoding carbonic anhydrase — MELHGKEKFNSLYYKRLFEGIREFKANEYIPRQQFFEELGKKQNPHTLFIGCSDSRVVPNLITQTFPGELFVVRNIANLVPHYKRHSDTYLATTSAIEFAVNQMNVSNIVVCGHSNCGGCAALYQDKELKNLPHTKKWMELAHPVKKIVEQKIAKNKITLEERTLFTEQLNVVEQMNHLLKYSYIKKRVKEGKLNVMGWYYHIDTGEIYNYDRNLKRFIRIE, encoded by the coding sequence ATGGAGTTACATGGGAAGGAAAAATTTAACTCATTGTACTATAAACGATTATTTGAAGGTATAAGAGAGTTTAAGGCAAATGAGTATATACCCCGGCAACAGTTTTTTGAAGAACTGGGAAAAAAGCAGAATCCTCACACATTATTTATAGGTTGTTCCGATTCACGTGTAGTGCCTAATCTAATTACACAAACTTTCCCGGGAGAGCTGTTTGTTGTAAGAAACATAGCCAACCTTGTTCCTCATTATAAAAGACATTCAGACACCTATCTTGCTACAACTTCAGCAATTGAGTTTGCTGTTAACCAGATGAATGTTAGCAACATCGTTGTTTGCGGCCACTCAAATTGCGGCGGATGTGCTGCGTTATATCAGGATAAAGAGCTCAAGAACCTTCCTCATACAAAGAAATGGATGGAGCTTGCGCACCCGGTCAAGAAGATTGTTGAGCAAAAGATAGCAAAAAACAAGATCACTCTTGAGGAGCGAACTCTTTTTACAGAACAGCTAAATGTTGTGGAGCAGATGAACCATCTGTTAAAATATAGCTACATCAAGAAAAGAGTAAAAGAGGGAAAACTGAATGTAATGGGGTGGTATTATCATATTGATACAGGTGAGATATATAACTATGATCGCAATTTAAAAAGATTTATCAGGATTGAATGA
- the dnaA gene encoding chromosomal replication initiator protein DnaA yields the protein MNSNCTDLWNNCLNVIRDNIPEPAFNTWFAPIVPLKYEKQVLTIQVPSQFFYEYLEDKYLDLIQQTLYREIGEGTILNYRILVETESNTAVEMRGESKKFPSIENKPNKRVTAKVPSPFDIVETPEFDSQINSKYTFNNFFEGDSNKLARTAADAVALNPAKTAFNPFFLHGNSGVGKTHLCHAIGSKILELYPEKKVLYISAHLFKVQYTDARRFNTINDFINFYQGIDVLIIDDIQELSGLEKTQNTFFHIFNHLHQNNKQLIMTSDCAPMDMQGVEERLLTRFRWGLTAQLERPDKELRKRILQNKVLSDGLSIPEDVIDYIAESVTENVRDLEGIIVSLMAHSIINNREIDMNLARRVVEQSIKFEKKRITVKKIQETVSDFYNINKDLIQSSSRKREIVQARQVTMFFIKKHTELSLSQIGVQVGNRSHATVLHACNTVKNYYDVDKSFRSDLEEIERMLKS from the coding sequence ATGAATAGTAATTGCACTGATTTATGGAACAACTGTCTGAATGTGATTCGGGATAATATCCCTGAACCGGCATTTAATACATGGTTTGCACCTATTGTTCCTTTAAAATACGAGAAGCAGGTACTTACTATACAAGTTCCAAGTCAATTCTTCTATGAATATCTGGAAGATAAATATCTCGATCTTATTCAACAGACTCTTTATCGTGAAATTGGTGAAGGTACTATACTGAATTATAGGATTCTTGTTGAAACAGAAAGTAACACCGCAGTAGAAATGCGCGGTGAAAGTAAGAAGTTTCCCTCGATTGAAAATAAACCTAATAAGAGAGTTACTGCTAAAGTTCCAAGCCCTTTTGATATAGTTGAAACTCCTGAGTTTGACTCACAGATAAACTCTAAATATACATTCAATAATTTCTTCGAAGGAGATAGCAATAAATTAGCTAGAACCGCAGCTGATGCAGTTGCTCTGAATCCTGCTAAAACTGCATTTAACCCTTTTTTTCTACATGGTAATTCCGGTGTAGGTAAAACGCATTTATGTCACGCTATCGGCTCAAAAATTCTTGAACTATATCCCGAAAAGAAAGTACTCTATATCTCAGCGCATCTTTTTAAGGTACAATACACAGATGCCAGAAGATTTAATACTATCAACGATTTTATTAATTTCTATCAGGGTATAGATGTGCTTATAATTGATGATATTCAGGAACTATCAGGTTTAGAGAAAACTCAAAATACATTTTTCCACATATTTAATCATCTCCATCAGAATAATAAGCAGTTGATTATGACTTCTGATTGCGCGCCTATGGATATGCAGGGTGTTGAGGAGAGATTACTTACGCGTTTCCGTTGGGGACTAACTGCACAGCTTGAGCGTCCTGACAAGGAGTTACGAAAGAGGATTCTGCAAAATAAGGTGTTATCTGACGGTCTTTCTATACCTGAGGATGTAATCGATTATATTGCTGAAAGTGTCACTGAGAACGTACGCGACCTTGAAGGTATCATCGTTTCACTTATGGCTCACTCAATAATCAATAATCGTGAAATAGATATGAATCTTGCGCGAAGAGTTGTTGAGCAGAGTATTAAGTTCGAAAAGAAGCGTATTACTGTTAAGAAGATACAGGAGACTGTTTCAGATTTTTATAATATAAATAAAGATCTAATTCAATCTTCATCTCGTAAACGTGAAATAGTACAAGCACGTCAGGTTACAATGTTCTTCATTAAAAAGCATACCGAACTGTCACTTTCACAAATAGGGGTACAAGTAGGAAACCGTAGTCACGCTACTGTACTTCATGCTTGCAATACAGTCAAGAACTACTATGATGTTGATAAAAGTTTCCGTTCTGATCTTGAAGAAATAGAGAGAATGCTTAAATCATAA
- a CDS encoding HNH endonuclease signature motif containing protein — translation MKYLNNSSLILIMLLIGFSLKAQVPEGYYSSAEGKSGAELKTALFNIIKEPKVVAYSELWKAFEKTDSRKNNIVWDIYSDNAMGSAEYYYTFSKDRCGTFKKEGDCYNREHTLPRSWFKGSRLLESDLYHVYPTDGYVNNRRSNFPFGEVGISIWESTNGSKVGQNTFGNYTKTVFEPIDEYKGDIARTYFYMVTAYEDIVPLWRSDQLSESSYPGLSEWSLQLLLKWHRQDPVSLKEVRRNEEVSKIQGNRNPFIDYPQLVEYVWGADSSLAFEPDSLTDSFVLIEYSPFERWLTQQRWVENLKQYFNREK, via the coding sequence ATGAAGTATTTAAATAACAGCAGCTTAATCCTGATTATGCTGTTGATAGGTTTTTCTCTGAAAGCTCAGGTACCTGAAGGATATTACTCATCAGCTGAAGGCAAAAGTGGAGCAGAACTTAAAACAGCACTGTTTAATATAATAAAAGAGCCTAAAGTAGTAGCTTATTCAGAACTATGGAAGGCATTTGAGAAAACTGACTCCCGAAAAAATAATATTGTTTGGGATATTTATTCTGATAATGCTATGGGAAGTGCTGAATACTACTATACATTTTCTAAAGACAGATGTGGAACTTTCAAAAAAGAGGGTGACTGCTATAATCGGGAACACACTTTGCCAAGAAGCTGGTTTAAAGGTTCAAGGTTGCTTGAATCTGATCTTTACCACGTTTATCCTACCGATGGCTATGTGAATAACCGCCGGAGTAACTTTCCTTTTGGTGAAGTTGGTATTTCAATCTGGGAATCAACAAACGGATCTAAGGTAGGACAAAACACTTTTGGGAATTATACTAAAACTGTTTTTGAACCTATAGATGAATATAAAGGAGATATAGCTCGTACCTACTTTTATATGGTTACAGCATATGAGGATATAGTTCCTTTGTGGAGATCTGATCAATTAAGTGAAAGTAGTTATCCCGGACTAAGTGAATGGTCACTACAACTTCTGCTTAAATGGCACCGACAAGATCCTGTGAGCTTAAAAGAGGTTCGAAGAAATGAAGAGGTGAGCAAAATTCAGGGTAATAGAAACCCATTTATTGATTACCCTCAGCTTGTAGAATATGTTTGGGGTGCTGATAGTTCTTTGGCATTTGAGCCAGATAGTTTGACAGACAGTTTCGTATTAATAGAATATAGTCCTTTTGAACGTTGGCTTACACAACAAAGATGGGTAGAAAACCTAAAACAGTATTTTAACAGAGAAAAGTGA
- a CDS encoding adenylate kinase codes for MLNIVIFGAPGSGKGTQSTKISEKYALEHISTGDMLRAEIKANTEFGKKANSYISKGHLIPDEVMIDKLDDLMKKKNGVKGFIFDGFPRTIAQGKALDEMLEKYDEKVTVVLSLEVEEDELVDRILKRGEISGRSDDNRETVEARLNVYHNQTEPLKNYYSEQFKLVRIPGQGTIDEVFESISTVLDRIIG; via the coding sequence ATGCTGAATATTGTAATTTTTGGAGCACCTGGTTCTGGAAAAGGCACTCAGAGTACTAAAATCTCTGAGAAATATGCATTGGAGCATATATCAACCGGTGACATGTTGAGAGCAGAAATAAAAGCAAATACTGAGTTTGGAAAAAAAGCAAACTCATATATTTCTAAAGGACACCTTATCCCTGATGAGGTAATGATTGATAAGCTGGATGATTTAATGAAGAAAAAAAACGGTGTAAAAGGTTTTATTTTCGACGGATTTCCCAGAACAATCGCTCAAGGTAAGGCACTGGACGAAATGTTGGAAAAATATGATGAAAAGGTAACTGTAGTGTTAAGTCTCGAAGTTGAAGAGGATGAACTGGTAGATCGAATTCTTAAAAGGGGTGAGATATCAGGACGTTCTGATGATAATCGCGAAACTGTTGAGGCAAGGTTAAATGTTTATCACAATCAGACTGAACCGTTGAAAAATTACTATAGCGAGCAGTTTAAGCTGGTTAGAATTCCGGGACAAGGTACTATTGATGAAGTGTTTGAATCAATTTCTACTGTTTTAGACAGAATAATTGGTTAA
- a CDS encoding sll1863 family stress response protein, giving the protein MIEEDFRQRTQKVIDELAACIERLEKKASEVADDAKEEFSDQLEKLKELRDSLSSKLEEYEKIAEPKWEVIRDSAGKFFEAVSIAWKENFANVSEAFRKDRNNT; this is encoded by the coding sequence ATGATAGAAGAAGATTTCAGACAGAGGACACAAAAAGTGATTGATGAACTGGCTGCTTGCATTGAGAGATTGGAGAAAAAAGCCAGCGAGGTTGCAGATGATGCAAAAGAAGAATTTAGTGATCAACTTGAAAAACTAAAAGAGTTAAGAGATAGCCTCTCATCCAAACTGGAGGAGTATGAAAAAATTGCCGAACCCAAATGGGAAGTAATCAGAGATAGTGCTGGAAAGTTTTTTGAAGCTGTTTCAATTGCATGGAAAGAAAACTTCGCCAATGTATCCGAAGCTTTCAGGAAAGATAGAAACAATACTTAA
- a CDS encoding Tex family protein, whose product MSVIISLISKSLNLSAKNVESTVKLIDEGATIPFISRYRKEATGGLDEVQISKIKDLSEKFLELEKRKEFILKSISEQEKLTPDLEKQISESWDSTELEDIYLPFKPKRQTRAEKARKKGLEGLAKWLMSQQSGSVSSIASEFINEEVKDEEDALQGARDIIAEWVNEDANTRQIVRNIFSRVAVITSKVISGKEEEGEKYADYFDFSAPLARCPSHRILAIRRGESEGFLRVSISVDEDKCLDRLVPRYAKNNTEAADHVEDAVVDAYKRLLKPSIETEFAALSKEKADESAISVFADNLRQLLLAPPLGQQRILGIDPGYRTGCKLVCLDQQGNLLHNETIYPHPPQNEYSKAGNKVVKLVSTYKIDAIAIGNGTASRETERFITNLRYEKEVKVFVVSESGASVYSASKIAREEFPNYDVTVRGAVSIGRRLSDPLAELVKIDPKSIGVGQYQHDVDQNKLKKALDQTVESCVNLVGVNLNTASKHLLTYVSGLGDTLAQNIIDYRSENGPFRSRSELKKVPRLGPKAFEQSAGFLRIPDSTNPLDNSAVHPESYPIVEKMAKDLNTSVKELINNKPLIDSIEIDRYKTDSVGEETLTDILLELEKPGRDPRSKVQLLEFDPNIRTINDLKEGMILPGIVTNITNFGCFVDVGIKENGLVHISEMANHFISNPGEVVSLHQHLNVKVLSVDLERKRIQLSLKGVD is encoded by the coding sequence ATGTCTGTAATTATTTCACTTATTTCAAAATCGCTTAACCTATCAGCAAAAAATGTTGAAAGTACTGTTAAACTAATTGATGAAGGTGCCACTATCCCTTTTATCAGTCGTTATAGAAAAGAGGCAACCGGTGGTCTTGATGAGGTGCAGATTTCTAAGATCAAAGATTTAAGTGAGAAGTTTCTTGAGCTGGAGAAGCGAAAGGAGTTCATATTAAAATCTATCTCTGAACAAGAAAAACTTACACCTGATCTTGAAAAGCAGATTTCAGAAAGTTGGGATAGTACAGAACTAGAAGATATATACCTACCCTTTAAGCCTAAAAGACAGACCAGAGCTGAGAAAGCACGGAAAAAGGGATTGGAAGGATTGGCAAAATGGCTTATGAGTCAGCAGTCAGGTTCTGTCTCCTCAATAGCATCTGAATTCATTAATGAAGAAGTAAAAGATGAGGAAGATGCCCTTCAGGGTGCTCGTGATATCATTGCAGAGTGGGTTAATGAAGATGCTAATACAAGACAGATTGTCAGGAATATATTCTCACGCGTAGCTGTAATTACATCAAAGGTTATAAGTGGAAAAGAGGAAGAGGGTGAAAAGTATGCTGACTATTTCGATTTTTCTGCACCCTTGGCCAGATGTCCTTCTCATCGCATACTTGCAATACGACGGGGAGAATCAGAAGGTTTTCTAAGGGTCTCTATTTCAGTCGATGAGGACAAATGTCTTGACAGGTTGGTACCACGTTATGCCAAGAATAATACAGAGGCTGCAGACCATGTTGAAGACGCTGTGGTTGATGCTTATAAACGATTGCTAAAACCTTCAATTGAGACTGAATTTGCCGCCTTGTCTAAAGAAAAAGCTGATGAGTCGGCTATATCAGTTTTTGCAGATAATCTTAGGCAATTACTGTTGGCCCCACCACTTGGACAACAGAGAATACTTGGTATTGATCCGGGATACCGTACAGGTTGTAAGCTAGTATGTCTGGATCAGCAGGGTAATTTGTTACATAACGAAACCATCTATCCTCACCCACCCCAAAATGAGTATTCCAAAGCTGGCAATAAAGTTGTGAAGCTGGTTTCAACTTATAAAATTGATGCTATTGCTATTGGAAATGGGACTGCCAGTAGAGAGACGGAAAGATTTATTACAAATCTGCGATACGAAAAAGAGGTAAAAGTTTTTGTTGTTAGCGAAAGTGGAGCATCAGTATATTCAGCATCTAAAATTGCAAGAGAAGAGTTCCCAAATTACGATGTTACAGTTCGTGGAGCTGTATCTATAGGCAGGAGACTAAGTGACCCTCTTGCTGAGCTTGTAAAAATTGACCCTAAATCTATAGGTGTTGGTCAATATCAGCATGATGTAGATCAGAATAAACTTAAAAAGGCGCTCGACCAGACTGTGGAGAGTTGCGTGAACCTGGTTGGAGTGAATCTTAATACTGCAAGTAAACATCTTCTTACATATGTTTCAGGCTTAGGAGATACATTAGCACAAAATATCATTGATTACAGAAGTGAGAATGGTCCGTTCAGGTCACGCAGTGAATTAAAAAAAGTGCCGCGATTAGGTCCCAAAGCTTTTGAACAGTCTGCCGGTTTTCTTCGAATACCAGATTCAACTAATCCGCTTGACAACTCAGCAGTTCACCCGGAGAGTTACCCTATTGTAGAGAAAATGGCAAAAGACCTGAATACTTCAGTTAAGGAACTAATCAACAATAAGCCTTTGATTGACAGCATTGAAATAGATAGATATAAAACAGATTCTGTAGGTGAAGAAACACTTACTGATATACTTCTTGAGCTGGAAAAGCCGGGAAGAGATCCCAGATCTAAAGTGCAGCTACTTGAGTTTGATCCAAACATACGTACGATCAATGATCTTAAAGAAGGAATGATATTACCGGGAATTGTTACTAATATTACAAATTTCGGCTGTTTTGTAGATGTCGGAATCAAGGAAAACGGACTGGTTCATATCTCTGAAATGGCAAACCACTTTATTTCAAATCCCGGGGAGGTGGTTTCTCTGCATCAGCACCTGAATGTAAAGGTGTTATCGGTGGACCTGGAGAGGAAAAGAATTCAGTTAAGTTTAAAAGGTGTGGATTAA
- a CDS encoding ribonuclease HII, whose translation MRKIKRSDMRESDKHLKLCLKHGVIEAGCDEAGRGCLAGPVFAAAVILPENFNCNELNDSKQLTLKQRNELRYVIEENALSYSVAFCNPEEIDHLNILWASVAAMHRALEGLKILPEHIIVDGNRFKPFNEIPYSCVVKGDAEYQSIAAASILAKTYRDEYMKNLHDQFPMYDWDCNKGYPTPAHKKAIRENGITVHHRKSFNLFERQLELDF comes from the coding sequence ATGAGAAAAATTAAGAGAAGTGATATGAGGGAGAGTGATAAACACCTGAAGTTATGCCTGAAGCATGGAGTCATTGAAGCTGGATGCGATGAGGCTGGTCGAGGCTGCTTAGCGGGACCGGTATTTGCAGCTGCAGTAATACTTCCTGAAAATTTTAACTGTAATGAACTAAATGATTCAAAACAGCTGACATTGAAACAGAGGAATGAGTTGAGGTATGTTATTGAGGAAAATGCATTAAGCTACTCAGTTGCTTTTTGTAACCCTGAAGAAATAGATCATCTTAATATCCTATGGGCATCAGTAGCTGCAATGCACAGAGCGTTAGAAGGACTTAAAATATTGCCTGAGCATATAATTGTAGACGGGAATCGTTTCAAACCTTTTAATGAAATACCATATAGCTGTGTAGTAAAGGGTGATGCAGAGTACCAGTCGATTGCAGCAGCTTCAATCTTGGCAAAAACATACCGTGATGAATATATGAAAAATCTTCATGATCAGTTTCCGATGTATGACTGGGATTGTAATAAAGGTTATCCTACTCCAGCTCATAAAAAAGCAATTCGTGAAAATGGAATCACTGTTCATCATCGTAAAAGCTTTAACCTGTTTGAGAGACAGCTTGAACTGGACTTTTAA
- the radA gene encoding DNA repair protein RadA, which translates to MAKLKSVYFCSNCGFESPKWMGKCSACGEWSTFVEELVRKNAVSAQEDTRSFSDIKSKPLPLKEIKADEEQRIDMRDEELNRVLGGGLVPASVVLLGGEPGIGKSTLVLQTILKLRGIRTLYVSGEESARQLKLRADRLSIENDDCLLLCETNLDDIFKHAKEVAPQLLIIDSIQTIFTESLESSPGSISQVRECASLLLKYAKQSGIPVLLVGHITKDGSIAGPKILEHIVDAVLQFEGDQHYMYRILRGIKNRYGSTAELGIYEMNQTGLREVSNPSELLLTRNHDELSGVAISAAIEGIRPFLIETQSLVSTAAYGTPQRSTTGFESRRLNMLLAVLEKRAGFKLAQKDVFLNIAGGLRVNDPGMDLAVISAVLSSSLDISIDNDTCLCGEVGLSGEIRPVNRIEQRVQEADKLGFSRILIPHNNLKGFNKKLSIEIIEVRKVTDAFRMLFS; encoded by the coding sequence ATGGCAAAACTTAAATCGGTCTATTTTTGCAGTAATTGTGGGTTTGAATCTCCAAAATGGATGGGGAAATGTTCAGCTTGTGGCGAGTGGTCAACATTCGTAGAAGAACTGGTACGCAAAAATGCTGTATCAGCTCAGGAAGATACACGTTCGTTTAGTGATATAAAAAGCAAACCCTTGCCTCTGAAGGAGATTAAAGCGGATGAGGAGCAAAGGATTGATATGAGAGATGAAGAACTGAACCGTGTATTGGGTGGGGGACTGGTTCCTGCATCTGTTGTTCTGCTTGGTGGTGAACCAGGTATCGGTAAATCAACGCTAGTACTACAAACAATACTAAAGCTCAGGGGTATTCGCACACTGTATGTCTCAGGTGAAGAGAGTGCACGACAGCTTAAACTGAGAGCTGACAGATTGTCAATTGAAAACGACGACTGCCTGTTGCTTTGTGAAACAAATCTGGATGATATTTTTAAACATGCAAAGGAGGTTGCTCCTCAGCTTCTGATAATAGATTCTATTCAGACTATTTTTACCGAATCACTTGAATCTTCACCCGGTAGTATTTCTCAAGTACGCGAATGTGCTTCATTATTGCTGAAGTATGCAAAACAGAGCGGTATACCTGTATTACTTGTGGGACATATCACAAAAGATGGCAGTATAGCCGGGCCAAAGATACTGGAGCATATAGTGGATGCTGTACTGCAGTTCGAGGGCGATCAGCATTATATGTATCGTATCCTGAGAGGTATAAAAAACAGATATGGAAGTACAGCCGAATTGGGTATCTACGAGATGAATCAGACAGGGTTGCGCGAAGTAAGTAATCCTTCGGAACTACTGCTAACGCGAAATCATGATGAGTTAAGCGGAGTTGCAATTTCGGCTGCAATTGAGGGGATTCGTCCATTTCTAATAGAGACTCAGTCGCTGGTAAGCACTGCTGCATATGGTACTCCTCAGCGTTCAACTACAGGTTTTGAGTCGAGAAGATTAAACATGCTTCTCGCCGTTCTTGAGAAAAGAGCAGGCTTTAAGCTGGCTCAGAAAGATGTATTTCTGAATATTGCAGGTGGACTCAGAGTTAATGATCCCGGTATGGACCTTGCAGTTATAAGTGCTGTACTCTCTTCCAGTCTTGATATTTCAATTGATAATGATACCTGTCTCTGTGGGGAGGTGGGACTTTCAGGCGAGATTCGTCCAGTAAATCGAATAGAACAGAGGGTTCAGGAGGCTGATAAACTTGGTTTCTCACGTATACTGATTCCACATAATAATCTTAAAGGGTTTAATAAAAAACTCTCAATTGAAATTATTGAAGTGAGAAAGGTAACTGATGCTTTCAGGATGCTTTTTTCATAA
- a CDS encoding metallophosphoesterase family protein, whose translation MKKTCITFFLFSLFFFTTFGSVKRDTLTIAVITDIHYLSSEFTEEGDALDAYERITGRNIQDLHEVLDKVLTNLIEEDVDILLVTGDITNHGEKLSHKEFIDKILPLTETGVGVYIIPGNHDINIPNAKNYIGDKAGHAENISKEEFTNLYKPMGFSNAISRDSCSLSYLAEIDQDTWLLAIDTNRYDEYDSGYISAGRIRQGTMQWILNILTEADNKGIRVLGMMHHGLIEHMSLQSTFFPEYLVEDWKKNADMLAEAGLEIVFTGHFHSNDISLRTTASGKTIYDVQTASLSQFPFAYRIMKLSDRSISIDTKFITSIPGNENLEEEYKRKLESATRRAAVSKLKDLAIPMSEEMKKVLSDLIVKLNIAHVKGDEKEDPEIMSAVKSFALLLGNDTEEVDFSFDFPPEDNKLVIEFRSRDEKN comes from the coding sequence ATGAAGAAGACATGCATTACGTTTTTTCTATTCTCATTATTCTTCTTTACTACATTTGGATCAGTCAAAAGAGACACTCTTACAATTGCGGTAATAACTGACATACATTATTTGTCATCGGAATTTACTGAAGAGGGAGATGCTCTGGATGCTTATGAAAGGATAACTGGCAGAAATATTCAAGATTTGCATGAGGTACTTGATAAGGTACTGACCAATTTAATTGAAGAAGATGTTGATATATTGCTTGTCACTGGAGATATTACCAATCATGGTGAGAAGTTGAGCCATAAAGAATTCATTGATAAAATATTACCACTTACTGAGACCGGTGTTGGCGTTTATATAATACCCGGTAATCATGATATTAATATACCTAATGCAAAAAACTATATCGGAGATAAGGCTGGTCATGCTGAAAATATATCAAAAGAGGAATTTACTAACCTCTACAAACCTATGGGGTTTTCAAATGCAATCAGCAGAGATAGTTGCTCTTTAAGTTACTTGGCAGAGATAGACCAAGATACATGGTTGCTTGCAATAGATACAAATCGCTATGATGAGTATGATAGCGGTTATATTTCTGCTGGCAGGATAAGGCAGGGGACAATGCAATGGATCTTGAATATTCTCACAGAGGCCGATAATAAAGGTATACGCGTTTTAGGCATGATGCATCATGGTCTAATTGAGCATATGTCACTTCAGAGCACATTTTTCCCTGAATACCTTGTAGAGGATTGGAAGAAAAATGCTGATATGCTTGCAGAGGCTGGACTTGAGATTGTTTTTACTGGTCATTTTCATTCCAACGATATTAGTTTAAGAACCACAGCTTCAGGCAAAACAATATATGATGTGCAGACCGCTAGTTTGTCTCAGTTTCCATTTGCATATAGAATAATGAAATTAAGCGACAGAAGTATATCTATAGATACTAAATTTATTACCTCTATTCCCGGAAACGAGAATTTGGAAGAAGAGTATAAGAGAAAGCTAGAATCTGCAACACGCCGAGCTGCAGTCAGCAAATTAAAAGATCTTGCCATCCCTATGTCTGAAGAGATGAAAAAGGTCCTTTCAGATCTTATTGTGAAGCTGAATATTGCTCATGTAAAGGGAGATGAAAAAGAAGATCCCGAAATTATGTCTGCTGTAAAATCCTTCGCTTTATTACTGGGAAATGATACTGAAGAGGTTGATTTCTCTTTTGATTTTCCTCCTGAAGACAATAAACTTGTTATTGAATTTAGATCACGTGATGAGAAAAATTAA